The region aatgagtcctaaaagccagatccataagctcctccttgattcccATCTTTGTAACAAGTtccatcttcttgaaaatgggccaaacatcccaaaaatggactccataagctcaaaatATTACCGTGAATGATATgtgacgatttctagggttttagagggcggaggctgaagatattagggttagtttatgagataaggagcttaaatagggtccaagaccctaaaatagggttttgATCTGACTGGCGTACACCTAACGTAattctggtacgcccagcgtactccgaagaacattcgcgaccatcctggtcaatacgctcagcgtactctaaggtacacccaacgtactccaaggtacgcctaacgtacttcCTTTTTCACTAGTACTCCCCGCGTACACTTtgtgtatgccctgcgtactcggctaagcctgaaaccCTCGAAACTGCCGAagagcataacttcttcattataagcctgattccgacgatccttatatcaacggaaaggtaacgagaagctctacacttctaatAACTCAAATCTTTCTTAAGACCTTCCGAACGAGAAtccattttccacaaaagcccaaactgacactttaccgaaatacccctacGCTCTAAAATACGAATCGAACACCCAtatcacttctaatacatcacccaCACCTAAATGGGCCTAGATCTTACCTTTTTCAAAAGCCATAATCTTTGTGATGACCGATCTTCGGACCACAGCCTTAGACTAGGAATCAATTCGGAACAGGATGTTACAAACTAGCTTTTTAGgagatttttaaaaaatttccaaatataccccttaattaattatagaaacacattcttttaaatgtctttttatgtcattttatatttttcaacTAGTTTTATTAAACGTTATTTTTTTATCAGTTAATTTTTTAGGTAACAACTAATTTCTTATTTAACAACTAGTTTTTAAACTGTCAGCTAGTTTTCAGCTAACAACTAGTTTTTCAGTAAGTATGTCAAACATAACATAAATCTctcatatatattttaattaatagatttCTAATTAAATGTTTTTCCAATAATTACATTAACTACTTTCAAGTACACATCTACATTAATTtaactataaataaataaataaataatcatcaTATCTCATTAGATTTTAAAACGATGCACTTGTTCAAATCAATGACTTATAAAAAAGAAACGTCATGTTTGAATGCATGTGTATATAATTGAACTTAAATATAATGATTTGAATTATCAACGTTACTATTTGTAGAATATCTAAAATAAGAAATTTAGCAAGGAAAGAGAAAAGGATAAAAACCTAAAATATAGAATATCAATTGTTAGATTGATTATTAAAATGGGAAAAAAAATCCtaccaaaaataataataataataataaaatcaaactTTGACTCCATTATTTTGCCGTTTATCATAGAATTTCGTCGTCCTAAAAAAGTCAAACCTGAATTCAATTTAATCAAATGAGTTGTTCATCTTTTATTTCTCTTTCTCACACTTGCAGTCAAGTCTATGGCGGCTTTATGCTCGTCTCTGCTCTATAAAATAAAATGCTTTTGGCAGTCACATAGATCAAACTCGCCAAATTAAACATGGAGAGATCTTTTTTCTTCCTCTTGGTTCTAACTCTCGCTCTTTCCTTTTCATCTGCATATTCTCGAGATTTCATAAGCTGCGTAGAATCCAAATCAAGCAATGCGAGCTCCATTTCCCAGCTCATTTACACCCCTGGCAATGCTTCTTTCCAACCCATTTGGCAATTCGCAGTCCAAAACACCAGGTTCCTTAAACCCTCCACTCCTAGACCATCAATCATCGTGACACCTACGGATGAATCACTCGTCCAAACATCTCTTCTCTGTGCCAAGAAACATGGGTACGAGATCAGGATCAGAAGTGGGGGGCATGACTTCGAGGGTCTCTCATACACTGCGGATGTTCCATTCGTTATGATCGATCTCAACAACATGAGATCTATAGACATAGACGTAGCTAAAAGGACTGCGTGGGTGGGGACAGGCGCTGTGCTTGGTGAGCTTTACTACAGTATTGCACAGAAGTCCAACAACACCTTGTATTTCCCCGGAGGTACATGGCCTACGGTGGGGATCAGTGGGTTGATAGGTGGTGGTGGCACCGGAAACCTGTTAAGGAAATATGCTACAGCCGGTGATAATGTTTTGGATGCTCGTATCATAGATGTCAATGGAAGGATTCTCAATAGGAAGTCGATGGGTGAAGATTTGTTTTGGGCGATTAGAGGAGGTGTTGCTTCCAGTTTCGGAGTCGTTGTCTCATGGAAGTTGCAGTTGGTTCCTGTTCCAGAAAAAGTAACTGTCTTTATAGTGAATAGAACTCTCGAACAAGGTGCAACAGAAATTTTCTTTAAATATCAGTCTCTTGCGACTTTTGAAGATAGAAATTTGTACATAAGATCCCAGGCAGCTTCGGAGTTTATTGGAAACACCACACAAAAAACCATGCGAATCATCTTCCAAGGAATTTATCAGGGCACAACCAACGAATTGATTCCAGTAATGGACAAAGTTTTTCCAGAGCTCGGTGTTACACGAGAGATTTGTCAAGAAATGACAAGCGTCCAATCGACACTTGTGTTTTTTGGAAGGCCAAGCACCACCCCGCTTGAGATTCTTACAAACCGATCTGCCATACCCAAGTCAAACAGCAAAACTAAATCAAACTTTGTCAGGACACCGATCCCCATATCTGGACTGGAAAAAATCTGGAGTAAGTTTTTTGAAAACGATTTGTCAGGTGGTTTGCTTATCATTCCTTCTGGTGGAAGAATGGATGATTACGCAGAGACAGCAACACCATATCCTCACAGAGCTGGAACCTTGTACTTGTTGGCTACTAGTGTAAATTTTGTAGGTCAAGCTAACGATACAACCCCTGTATCGCTTAGAAGATTAGCCTGGTTGCAAAGCTTGGAAGAGTTGTTGACTCCTTATGTGTCACAGAACCCGAGGGAGTCGTATGTCAATAACAATGATCTGGATATCGGTGTTGGGGCTGCGAATTATAAGGAAGCAAGTGTTTGGGGTGAGAGGTACTGGAAAAGGGAGAATTTCAAGAGGTTGATTCGAATCAAGGCTAAAGTTGATCCtaagaatttctttaagttcccaCAGAGTATCCCCGTCTTTAAACGCCGAGGTCTCCCACaataaagataataataataataatcgagAATAATAAGGTTTGTTGCCATTTTGTGAAGCTCTATATATCAAGTCTACTCAGGTGTTGTTGCTTTTCCTCATTTATTTTATAGCATTTTATATGGCAATTCATATTTTTTGTCTGTTGTTTCCTGTTTGtgtaaagaataataataatggaGAATAAATTGATTTCTTTTAATTTATGTCCTAACTACACTCTATGTAGCAGTGTAATTTTTTGATTGATTTATAACCTTCAATTCATTTACTGCTTACACTATTTCTACATAGATCGCTAGACTTCAAGGGGCTTCTTTTTCAAGACCTGATTTTACTTGAGTTACACGACACCGAAAGCAACCTGATGTAAATTTTTCTCTACATAATATCATGCAAGTTGACTTATTTATAGGGCGACGATTTTGGCCGTAAGGTAAACTTTCCTTCATACATGTCCACTAAATGCCTTTGTATTTGAAAAGTTCCAAGCGAGGGGTTGATTTTCTATAAACATTTACCTCAAAAAAATGACGGGTACGTGAATATGTTTCATCATTTATGAACAATTGGATTCTTTGTGACAACAATACACAACCGGGAAAGCATGCGTGTTTTCTCCTATAGAAATTTCTCCTCCGGAAATGCCGACTGTACATCAACGAAATACCAATAGTAAAAAGATCATAAATTAGCAACGGATGGATAGCCGTGGGAATTATACCGATTTACCGTAGAAAatgtaattttataaattaattatcCGTTGAAATAACATTGGTTATACAAATAATTGTGTCCCCAAAGAGATCAAGACTAGACACCATGACctctcaaataacacacacttgGACTATTTGTAGGTCTCATTCAATTATTTATTCCCTTCTTTAATTGTATATTTTATCATCCAGTAATTAAATGAATGTTTCATGTATATATGTTTGGTTTCTAACTTTATTTTTCAAGTCAAACTTATATTATGGTATTATTTACGGTTTTAGTTTCCGCTAGACTTAAAAGAACTACAATGCCCGTATATCATTGCTTTTCAATCACTACTAGAATATATGCCCTTAATGACACGCAATTTACGACACGCACTAATTACTGTTACGCAAAACAGACTGTCCTTAAAATAGTATCATCTCTCAAAAAActttaaggatttacgtcacgcattattgtgtgcccttaaattagtgtctcaagaaaaaaaaatgaaaaacacggAGGTCGCTTTATCTTAAAGCGTGCGTCGTCTGTTCCCgttgctttataattttaatgaaacacgcgtttaGAAGACAAGGGGGGAAacaaaatccccaaaattttgaaagtcCGCCTTGTTCTTTCTACcttctttctatctttcatcttccCAATCGACTCTACCCTCTCCCTACTTCTCTCTCCTCTCATATCTGCTTCTCCGCTGCTCCAGACCTCCTTCTTATCGGTCTCATCAAACATCTTGTTTCCTCACCTTTGCCGTTGACTGCTGGTCCTTCCCCAACGAAGACATTAACAAACTGAAAAAGAGACAAATAACGAAGGCAAATCGGAGTAAGACCAATGATGCCGTCACTATTACGTTATCGAGGAAGAGGAACATTATAAGAATCATATTATCTGTAACGAAACTTTAAAGAGAGGTTCGGGGCGAGATTTACGGAGTTTGCGGTGGGAACATCATAATAAATTGTGATACCTTCTTCGACAACTGATTCGGCGTCAAAATTGGGATTAAGCGTCTGACGTGTTGAGCGTGTTGTTGAAGGGGATGCACATGGAGAACAGTTTATCGACCTCCCTGCGATACTCTCTCCTCTAGATCTCCCTTCATTCTCTACTGGGTTGTTTCCGCTTCACTATGCTCAATTCCATCATCATCTGAATGTCGATCATCTACATCGGAATCATCCATTGGCTTCACTGGAATTGGTATTTCATTCTCTATATTCGATTTTTAGGGTTCTAGTTGTACTCTGTCTTGATTGTGTATATTTGCTTTATAGTTTTAGTGATCATTATGCTTTTTTGAGGTGCCTATATAATATGTACATATTAATTGACTCAACTCTTGTTTTGACCATAGTATTTACAAAAGTACTTCATAATTACAGGAAGCAATCACTCAACTTCAAGATTTAGGCGAACGTGATCTGTTCTCATGCCCTGTGTGCTTCGAACCACTTATAAGAAtatgttatttcttgcatttaacccttcTTTTTTATATCTCTTACACAAACACCAAATTGCGATTTCTAATTTTTGTGAATTAGTTTACTGACTACTGCTGATGTTGTTGTAGTTCAATGAAGAAGCACGATCTCCTTTTGTGAAGAAGTTTAAAACCATTATTCATCCTGGAGAGGTATTCTCTATTTTGTTTATGATGTTTTTAATAAGATTAAGATTTAAATAATTACCAAATTTATAAGAAAGATTAAgattaaaaacatattaatttgaCATTTAATTGTATTTATGAAGGTAAACCGCATCAGGGAGCTTCCTCAAAATAGCAAAATAGTAGCAGCACACACAGACAGCCCTGATGTACGCATTTGCTTTCCAtttttcatttttggtcctttattttattagtttttgatGTATTCTTTTAATgtaatataattttattaaacCAAGACCTAATGGGGTGTTGAAGCTCAACCCAATCGCCATGCTGTCCTTGGAGCCACATAGTCGCGTCCTAATTTGGTGGTCCTAATGGGTCTATATGATTTTATCTAAAGTTGATTCCTTTTTTACCCTTACTTTTAGTGGAGAAAGCTATGTTTGATATTAGTATGTTAATCTTCCCCTTGTCTTTTATCCTTTTTGTCCCACAAGGTTTCCTTTTATTTTACTTGTTAAATTACTTAACTGTCCATTGCCATCTTTTGCTTTTTCCCCCAAGATTCTTGTTTATCATTCATGATGAGAGTATATTTAGACAAAACAAGAAAAGCAGAACTTCGACCATTTCTTTCACTACCCCTGTTGTTCACGTCTTGCTTATTCACATTTACTTTCCTTCTTTGCCCCTCCTTGAATACGTGAATAATGGATGCCTCTTCCGGAGcttatatttttacatttttctgCATATCCCAAATTGCCCATCTGTTACAAGCCTCCACAACTGATGCTTTAAAATTGTTTTATTGTAGTCTTCTATTTTTATGGACATGTTCTGccccttttgtttttttttctttaacatATCCCATATTTATTTAGCTGAGTCACATATATTTTCAAACAAACTTAAAGAGATATTGGTGTATTGTATTGCCATCTACTTGTTTTCATAGCATTTAGTATCAGATCtatatatattttctttaatgaagtacAACTTATCTGATACCATTTACTTTCATCAGGTACTCATCATATTTTCTTTAATTCACTTCTCttgaattttaatttataatcttTTAGGCAAGAACCATACAAGAATTAGAAAAAAGGGACTTTGGGAATTTGAGGCAAGAGGGTGAAGATGGCGAGCTGCAACCAAAAGTAGTGAAACGAGGCAGACTGCCAAGTAAGCACCTGAAAAACCACCTGGCAGACACCCATTGGATCATGCCGGTCCAAAGTCTGCCACTCTGGCAACTCCTAAAGACAACACAACCAAGTCTACTCCTTACAATCTAAGAAGAGGACCCATGTTGCATAACAGCTGCAACAGAGAACAACCCTACTCTAAATTATTATCAGAGTGGAATGAAGAGTTTCCAGGTTCGATCATCACCTTTTTAATAATACTTAAATACCCAAAACGCCCTTCCATATTAAACTAGTTATATTATGAATTTGCAGTGCGCATTTGGAGGGCGAATATGAAATATGGAATTATTAAAGATTTTATTGTAGATGAGAGTAGGCATGACACTTACAAGCAATGTTATGTCTCCAACTTTTGTGGAGAAAAGAAGCAGTTAATGGTGgtaggtgatggtgatggtgatggtgatggtgatggtgatggttatGCAAGAAGTTTAACTTGTTTTGCTGCTAATCTTGGCCCTGTTGTCTGGAAAGTTGCTTTAAAGAAAATGGATAAAGCTTTACCTTGTGTTGATGCACAAGGTACAACAGTAGAATCTGAGGGTATTTTTGGGAAATCATCTTGTTGGCAGCAGGTAAACAGTTGATGGTTGGAGTCCTACTTCTACCTTGAAGCTTTGATTTCTACGCCGACTACTGACCTTTGTGTGTTTGACAGCTTGAAGAGGGCAATGTAGGTTAATGAGGGATGAGATTGAAGTGTTGTAGGTAATATAGATAAACGCATGGGAAATATTAAGGTATATTGATTTTATTAAAGGTTAAGGTTTAATGTTTTTTCTTGGATGTTGATAGTTAAGTAGTGGACTGATAAATTTTAATGTTCACAATTTGCTTTACAGTTATGCTCTTTTTTCGTTGGTTTTATTAATATTCAAGGTTGTAGTTTGTAGAGTTTATGCAGTTTGGACCTTTTTATCCCTGCTTGGTTTCTTTGGTGTAGAGATGTTTTGATGTTATTCTTTTAATGTTTCCCTTCTTCTTGGGTGTTGCTTTCGTTGGATGTTTGTTGGTGTGTGGAAGTCTCATTGCTAATATTGCATGAAGTTTCAAACGGATTGTGATTGTGATGCTTCTAGTTCTGTGTGGATGGCGTGTGACTATTATGCAACCTAAAAGATCTCAAGTTGGTTATTTTTTGTGTGGCTTTTCTTACAACTAGTTGATGCCATCGATTTACTCCTTTCAAGCGTTGATGTAAACATAAAATTTATAAGGTATGGCTTTTCTTTTTAGTCCATCTGTCTATATTTGCCTCTTTCTAAATAGTGATTTTTTTAGTTAAGTTAGCTGAGGCCATCTCCTTTCAATCTAAATAGTGATTTTTTAGAGAGATGGAACACTCGATTCTAAATCAAATCTTTTATGTTCGACCGTAAACTTCAAAATACTATCGATACTGTAAAGCTTTATCTATCGAAATTCAAGCTTAATCATTGAAAATCATTATTTGACCACAATTTTCGATCCTCAAATGCACATTCAATTGGCGACTTCATAATTAAATTGAAACTCCAAACTTACAATTCTGCCTTTGACCCAATCAATACGAAGTGTCTCCATTCAAACTACATCAACCGTTACCAACATGAACAAAATTTGAGTCAAAATTTACTGAATTAACAAATAAAACTTCGATTTTGACTTTTTGTTTGACTTTCAATTTCAAGCAGTCACTGTTGATTCCAACTCCTTTTTGTGTAAGCCTAAACTCCTTCAATTTCtttctattttaataattaaatataaaagattttaaatttataattttaccATGTATATTGTCAGGGTATACCGGAGCCAGCAGAACTCCCGCCAGCTACCGGAGTTTCACCACTGCCAGGTCTACAGGCTGCCCAGCCCCCGCCAGCTACAGTTGTTCCTCCAAGTGGACCAAATTCAAACCCTTTGGATCTCTTCCCTCATGTATTCAGTATTTTGTTTTGACTTTCATTTTGTCAATTTTCGTTTTAGACCCTGTAGATTGTAATCTTGTCGTGTTTGGTCTAGGGACTTCTTGTATGGGCACAAATGCTCCTGTTGGTGTTGTTGGCAACTTGGATTTTCTACGTAACAGTCCACAggtatttacttatttatttatttatttataaactaGTCAACCATATCTACATacatattaattattaattatctcaataaaataaaaatataatttatattagTGTTCCAGTTTCAAGCACTTCGAGCCATGGTGCAGGCTAATCCCCAAATCTTGTAGGTATTTCATAAATACAAATCAAAATACTTCTCAAAGACATAAATGGTAGTTTCTCTTTTATCTCATTTCTTATGATTTACAGGAACGTTTTGATTCAGAACAATTTCAAGATCATCATTTAGTTGAGGTAATAATATCATTAGTTCTTACAATTTTAGGTATTTAGTTTCatgtttttttctcttttatcTCATTTATTATGATTTATAGGAAAGTTGGGATGCTGGATTTAACGATGATTGGAACATTGGGATGCTTGAAGAGTTGAAGGCAGAAGATAGTGAGGGTATTATTGGTTCACAATCACATGTTGAAAAAAGTTTAGATAAGTTGAATGCTAGAAACTAAATTCTTCGTGACCAATTTGGGATTGATATTGAAGCTAAGAGACATGATGAAGGGTTTTAGAGCTTCTTCAGACAGCTTAATAACGAGTTACTGAAACAAGAAGGTGCCCCtttatagcaatgtagtattaggttatattgttagggaaaacctcttaataacaatgtaaatttaatttatatattgtaagaactagaattgtatgac is a window of Lactuca sativa cultivar Salinas chromosome 1, Lsat_Salinas_v11, whole genome shotgun sequence DNA encoding:
- the LOC111916617 gene encoding tetrahydroberberine oxidase, which gives rise to MERSFFFLLVLTLALSFSSAYSRDFISCVESKSSNASSISQLIYTPGNASFQPIWQFAVQNTRFLKPSTPRPSIIVTPTDESLVQTSLLCAKKHGYEIRIRSGGHDFEGLSYTADVPFVMIDLNNMRSIDIDVAKRTAWVGTGAVLGELYYSIAQKSNNTLYFPGGTWPTVGISGLIGGGGTGNLLRKYATAGDNVLDARIIDVNGRILNRKSMGEDLFWAIRGGVASSFGVVVSWKLQLVPVPEKVTVFIVNRTLEQGATEIFFKYQSLATFEDRNLYIRSQAASEFIGNTTQKTMRIIFQGIYQGTTNELIPVMDKVFPELGVTREICQEMTSVQSTLVFFGRPSTTPLEILTNRSAIPKSNSKTKSNFVRTPIPISGLEKIWSKFFENDLSGGLLIIPSGGRMDDYAETATPYPHRAGTLYLLATSVNFVGQANDTTPVSLRRLAWLQSLEELLTPYVSQNPRESYVNNNDLDIGVGAANYKEASVWGERYWKRENFKRLIRIKAKVDPKNFFKFPQSIPVFKRRGLPQ